The Phycisphaerae bacterium DNA window GTTGAAGGCGGCAACAGTTTTGTCGATGCCTTCAAGGAATTCGAAAGCGGAGATATGAATGTTCGGCTACTGGAAGTGCTTGCGTGTAACGGCTGTATAATGGGGCCGGGCATTTCGAATAAAAAACCTCTGTTTAACAGGCGGGCATCTGTCAGCAGTTACGTTCAGGAGAAGATGAGTAATTTCGACAGGAAAAAATGGGAGAAAAATGTAAAGCGGTTTGAAAATCTCGACCTTTCGAGAAAATTTTCTGCTTATGACCAGCGGATTAAGCTGATACAGGAAGACGACCTTGAACATATTTTAGTGCGGATGGGCAAATACACAGCGGAGGATGAGCTTAATTGCGGAGCCTGCGGTTATAATACCTGCCGTGAGCACGCATTGGCGATATGGAAAGGACTGGCCGAAAGTGAAATGTGCCTGCCTTATTCGATTGAACAGCTCCACAAGACCATCGAGGATTTGGCGAATTCCAATAATCAGCTTGCGAATACGCAGGAAGCGCTGATGCAGTCTGAAAAGCTTGCGAGTATGGGGCAGCTTGCCGCCGGTGTCGCCCATGAAATTAATAATCCGCTCGGCGTGGTTCTGATGTATGCGCATTTACTGCTGGAAAAATACCGTGACGATATACTGCTGAAAGACGATTTGCGTCTAATTGCCGAACAGGCCGACAGGTGCAAGAAAATTGTCGGCGGCCTGCTGAATTTCGCCAGGAAAAACAAGGCGATTCTGCAGCCTGCGGATATTTATGAAATTATCGATAAGTCCATACAGGCCGTGCCAAACGAAAAAGGCGTCGAAATCATGGTTGAAAATACGCTTGAAGACAGAATCGCCGAACTCGACAGTGAACAGATGAGCCAGGTTTTCAGTAATCTGGTTGCTAACGCGATTGCAGCGACGGGAAAAACAGGACTGATAACGATAACAATCGGCGGCGATAATAAAAATCTGAATATAAAGGTTATCGATTCCGGAACCGGTATTCCAAAAGAAAATATTTCCAAGATATTCGAGCCTTTCTTTACGACCAAACAGATAGGAGATGGTACCGGGCTTGGACTTGCGGTCGCTTATGGCATCGTCAAAATGCACAGGGGCGATATAGAAGTCGAATCTAATGCCGACCCTAAAAAGGGTTCGACAGGAACAACCTTTACGGTTATTTTGCCGAGAAGAAAGACGAATGGTTTTCAATAACAGGCTTTTAGGGGATTAATTGTGGAAGAATTATTTAAAGTTCTTGTTGTCGATGACGAAGCCGGGATGCGGTCGGGAGTAGCGAGGGTTTTGAATGATTACAGCATTAATTTGCCTGAAATAAAATCTGAAGTCAGATTTGAAGTGATAGAAGCAGTGAGCGCTGAAAGCGGGCTGGAGATGATAGAATCACAGCATCCTGATATTCTGTTTCTTGACCATAAACTGCCCGGAATGAGCGGCCTTGAACTGCTGAGTAAAATCGCGGAAAAGAAAATTGATGTGTTGACCGTGATGATTACGGCTTACGCTTCGCTGGAAGCAGCGGTTGAGGCAACGAAGAACGGCGCATATGATTTTCTTGCCAAGCCTTTCTCTCCCGGGGAGCTTAAGCATATGATTCGCAAAGCCGCCGGCAGAATTATTTATAAACGTCAGGCTAAAAATCTGTCTGAAGAAAAGAAAAGGGTTCGTTTCCAGTTTATTTCAGTACTTGCTCACGAGCTTAAGTCTCCGCTTGCGGCGATACAGGGTTATTTGAATATTGTCAATGACAGGGTTTTGGGCAATGAACTTGGCGCTTATGATAATGTGATTAACAGAAGCCTGATTCGGCTCGAAGGAATGAAAAAACTGATATTTGACCTGCTGGATATGACTCGGATTGAGTCTGAGCAGAAAAAGCGGGACTTTACTGATATTAATCTTTGTGAACTTGCCAAAAAGTCGGTTGAAACCTGTATTTTGACCGCGAAAGAGCGGAACATCGCCGTTAATCTTGAGGTTAAGAATGATTTAACGATGAAGGGCGATGTTTTCGAGATTGAAATTATATTGAATAACCTGATATCAAATGCGATTAAATACAATAACGATAGCGGGAAAGTTGACATCAACATAAGTACGAATAGAGAACGGATTGTTATAAAAGTCAGCGATACCGGCATCGGGATGAAAGAAGAAGAAATAAACAAACTATTTAAGGACTTCGTGAGGATAAAGAACGAAAAAACAAGAAATATCCTCGGAAGCGGCCTTGGGCTTTCAACCGTTAGAAAGCTTGCGGAACTATATAACGGGAAAGTAACAGTTGAAAGCGAATTTTCCAAAGGCAGCACTTTTACTGTCGAACTTTTGAGGGATTCGCAGGAATTTTTGAAAGAAGAAAATGAATCGTCAGGAAATAATATCCCGGTTAAAACAGAAAAACCATTCTGAACTTGGAAAGCTGTGGGATTTCGCCGACCGAATCCGAAAAGAAAATGTCGGCGAACAAATACATCTCAGGGGCCTGATTGAGTTTTCAAACATTTGCAGCAGGAAATGTCTCTATTGCGGCATAAACGCGGGCAACAGTAAATTACAGCGTTACCAGATGACTAAAGAAGAAATTCTCGAATGTGTCCAAGCAGCCTGTAAACTCGGATATGGAACGGTTGTTCTGCAAAGCGGTGAAAATAAAAGGCTGGATGTAAATTTTCTGGCGGACGTTATAAGAGAAATTAAGGAAACAACCGGCCTTGCGATTACTTTGAGCGTTGGCCAGTGGGACAGGGAAGTTTATAAACTGTGGAAGCAGGCGGGGGCCGACAGATTTCTTCTGAGATTCGAGACAAACGACGACGAATTGTATCGAAGGCTTCATCCTGACAGTAAAAATGGGGTAGAAGAACGATTCGAGGCGTTAAAATTACTAAAAGAGCTTGGTTATGAGGTCGGAAGCGGTGTAATGATTGGCCTGCCCGGCCAAAGCTATGAAAGCCTTGCGGACGATTTACTCGAATTCAAAGAACTCGACCTGGATATGATAGGTGTCGGGCCTTATATTAAACACGAGAATACTGAACTTGACAGAAATATGCAGGCATTCCTGCTTGGTTCAGAAAATCAGGTGCCGGCAACTGAGGAAATGGGTTATAAAGTTTTCGCACTGGCCAGGATTTTGTGCCCGAAAGCAAATATACCGGCGACTACGGCACTGGCGACACTCAATCCTGAAAATGGTTATGAAAAGGCGCTTGCCTGCGGGTGCAATGTGGTTATGCCGAATATTACGCCGATAAAGTACAGGCAATTTTACAATTTATACGAAGGCAAAACCTGCCGGCAGCATTTAGATTTCGATATGGCTATAAAACAAAGAATCGAAAAAATCAGCCGAATGGCAGGGAGCGGAAAGGGAGTCTCGCTCAGATTTCTGGAAAGAACGGAAAGCGGGGCAAAAATATGATAAAAGAAAAAACATTCAGCAGTACCGTAAAAGATTTCATCGATGATGATTATCTTCGCAGACTGATTGATGAGGCAAAACCGGATAAAGAAGCGGTCAGGGCAATTATAGCGAAAAGTCTCAACAAGCAGGCGCTGACAGTCGAGGAAACGGCGGTGCTTTTAGCTGCAGACAAAAAATTAACTGAAGAGATTTTTGCCGCGGCCCGGCAGTTAAAAAAAAATGTGTATGGAAACAGAATAGTCCTGTTCGCTCCTTTCTATATTGGCAATAAATGTATAAACGATTGCAAATATTGTGCTTTTCGGGTTTCCAATAAAGAAGCAATCAGGCGTACACTCAGCAGCGAGGAAATAATTGAACAGGTTGAGGCCCTTGAAAATGCCGGTCATAAACGGCTGATACTGGTTTTCGGTGAGCACAAGGAATATGACGCGGATTTTATAGCTCAATGCGTGCGGAATGTTTACAGCGTTAAAGTCGGCAACGGCGAAATTCGCAGGGTCAATATAAATGCCGCTCCATTGGATATTGAAGGATATAAAAAGGTTAAAAAGGCCGGCATCGGAACGTATCAGATTTTTATGGAGACCTATCATCACGAAACTTATGAGCAAAACCATCCGGTAACAACCATGAAAGGTGATTATTTGTATCGGCTCGATGGTTTGAGCAGGGCGTTCGAGGCCGGCTGCGACGATGTCGGAATCGGTGCGCTGTTCGGGTTGTATGACTGGCGGTTTGAAGTTCTCGGTCTTGTCAGCCATTCTCTATTTTTGCAGAAAAGTTACGGAGTCGGGCCGCATACGATTAGTTTTCCGAGAGTTCAGCCTGCCGCGGGTGTGAACATCGACAAAAAATGGATGGTCAGCGATTATGAATTTACGAAACTTGTCGCGATATTGAGACTTGCGGTTCCATATACCGGCCTGATTTTGACGGCACGTGAAAGTCCGGCTTTGCGAAGGGAGATGATGGGCTTCGGCGTTTCGCAGATTGACGCGGGAAGCAGAATTGAGATTGGCGGATATACGGAATTCGGCGATGCGCAGGTTATGGAACGCGAACAGTTTGTGCTTGGCGATATTCGCAGCCTTGACGATGTGATGAAAGAACTTATTGAAGATGATTTTGTTCCGAGTTTCTGTACTTCCTGTTACAGGCTGGGACGTACGGGCGAGCATTTTATGGAGTTTGCGATACCCGGCTTTATAAAAAAATTCTGCCAGCCGAACGCGCTGACTACCCTTATGGAATATCTTGTCGATTACGCATCTGATGAAACAAAAGAGGCGGGCTTGAAACTTATTGAAGCCGAGCTTGATAAGATGAAAGATGAAAAAATAAAAGAGCAGGTCAAAGAACGGCTGCAAAAGATTAAACAAACCAACCAAAGGGATATGTATTTTTAAAATGAATCTGCGCAAAGAAAAAGACCTTATAGGTGAAATGGAAATACCGGCCGATGCCCTATACGGTATTCATACGGCAAGGGCGATGGAGAATTTCCCGCTTGCGCTGCGGCCGGTGCATAAAAAGCTTATTTCAGCGTTTGGCGCAGTAAAACTTGCGTGCGCGAAAACCAATCACGAATTAAAAAGCTGGGATGATAAAAAATATTCTGTAATTCAGCAGGCCTGTCTGGAAATGATTGCCGGCAAACTTGACGAGCATATAAAGGTCGATGCTCTTCAGGGCGGGGCGGGGACGAGCACGAATATGAATGTTAACGAAGTGCTTGCGAATCGCGCTTTGGAAATTCTCGGTAAAAAGGCGGGCGATTACGATGTCATTTCGCCAATCGACGATATTAATCTTCATCAGTCAACTAACGATACTTATCCAACGGCTTTAAGAGTCGCGGCTCTGTGGGAGCTTACGGAGCTTGAGGGTGAAATTGTTGTTTTGCTCGAATCTTTTCAGCAAAAGGAAAAACAATTTGCCGATATTGTAAAACTTGGCAGGACACAGCTTCAGGATGCCGTTCTTACGACGCTTGGGCGGCAGATGAGCGCCTATGCCGAGGCGATAGGACGCGACAGGTGGCGGATTTATAAATGCGGAGAACGTTTGCGGGTTGTAAATCTCGGCGGTACGGCTATTGGAACGGGGCTGGGTGCGCCGAGAAAATATATCTTTCGTGCCGTTGAACATCTCAAGGATATCGCGAAACTGCCGCTTTGCAGGGCGGAAAATCTTATTGAAGCGACGCAGAATACGGATGTGTTCGTTGAAGTCAGCGGAATTCTTAAAGCTCTCGCTTCGAATCTGCTAAAAATTTCAACTGATTTGCGAATTATTTCGAGCGGACCAGACGGCGGAATCGGTGAGATTGTTCTGCCGGCAAGGCAGGCGGGTTCTTCGATTATGCCGGGCAAAATAAATCCTGTTATCCCGGAGGCGGTTTCGCAGGCGGCGATTGCGGTTATGGCAAACGATTCAGCGATTACACAGGCCTGTTCAGCGGGTAATCTCGAATTAAATCAGTTTATGCCGCTTATTGCAGATGCAATGCTGACGAATATACAATTATTGACGAATGCGTGCAGAATATTTGCCAAATTATGCATAAGCGGAATCGAGGCAAACGAAAAACGATGCAAACAAAACGTCGAGACTTCGACGGCGATTATTACTGCGCTTGTTGAAAAAATCGGTTATAAAATGTCGCAGGAAATCGCAGCAGCCGCTAAAAATGAGAATAAAACTATTCGACAAATTGTTATTGAACGCGGAATTATAAGCGAGGAAGAATTTGACGGTTTAATTTCTCCGCAGAAAGTAACAATGCTCGGCAGTGCGGATACTACGGAGAAAAAATGACCGGCACTCCGAAATCTCTGCGTTTACACATTGGCATATTCGGCAGGCGAAATGTTGGGAAGTCGTCGCTGCTGAACGCGATTACTCGTCAGCAGGTTTCGATTGTTTCGGAAGTCGCAGGCACGACGACAGACCCTGTGGAAAAGCCGATGGAGCTTTTGCCGATTGGGCCGGTGCTTTTTATCGATACGGCAGGAATCGACGATGCCGGGGCGCTTGGAGATTTGCGTATAAAGAAGACGAAACAGATTTTTGACCGGACAGAGCTTGGTGTAATTGTAAGCGATAACGGCAGGTGGGAGAATTTTGAACAGGGTATTTATGACGAGCTTTGCAGCAGAAAAACTCCTGTAATAGCTGTATTCAATAAGACTGATATTGCTCCATGCCGACAGGCTGCAATCGATAAGCTTAAATCAATGAATATTCCGATTGTGCAGACAACTGCGAATCAGCAAAAAGGCATAGTGGAATTTCGCCAGGCATTGATTAATACAGTGCCGGAAGATTTCATCAGTAATTCGACTATTATGGGCGACCTTGTCGGACCGGGGGGCTTGGCGGTTCTTGTTGTTCCGATAGATAAAGAGGCGCCGAAGGGCAGGCTGATTGCGCCGCAGGTTCAGTGCATACGCGATATACTTGAAATGGACGCTTATTGTGTGGTTGTGAAAGAACGCGAATTGTGCGATGTGCTGAAAAGGCTTGAGAACCAGAGGCCGAAAATCGTTGTTACGGATTCGCAGGCTTTTCTTAAAGTCGCAGGCGATACTCCGGACGATATTCCTCTTACTTCTTTTTCGATACTATTTGCCAGATTCAAAGGCGACCTGAATGAATTTGTCAACGGAGCTTTGGCAATCGAGAAATTGAAGCCTGATGATAAAATTCTTATCACCGAGTCATGTTCGCATCATCCTATCGCGGAAGATATTGGAAGGGTCAAGATTCCGCGATGGCTGACGCAATATGTCGGCGGGAAACTGGCGTTCGATATTTACCAGGGAAATGATTTTCCGGAAAATCTGGCAGATTATAAACTTGTTATACAATGCGGCGGGTGCATGACGAACAGAAGACAGGTGCTTTCGAGAATAGAACATTGCCGAAAAGTAGGTGTTCCTGTGACAAATTATGGAGTTGCGATAGCGTATATACTTGGTATATTTGAGCGGGCACTTAGGCCTTTTGCCGGCAGTCTGGATTATTTTATGAGGAAAGGACAGTAGTATGGCGAAAAAAATCGTTATTCTTGCGATAGACGATGATTCTGATGTGCTCAACGCCCTGAGAATTATTCTCGAAGCCAACGGTTTTGAGATGGTCGAGGCGTATTCTGCAGAGGAAGGATTGGCCAAATATAAGGAATCGAATCCCGATTTTATCCTGGTGGATTTGATGATGGAAGAAGTCGACGCCGGGCTGAATTTCGTCAGGGAAATCCGCTGCTTAAATAACAAGGCTCCGGTTTATATGCTTTCGAGTGTAGGCGATAATCTTAGTCAGACTACAAGCTATATTGAGCTGGGTCTGGATGGCGTTTTGCAAAAGCCTGTAAACAATGACACGCTTTTGAAAATAATTCGGACAAGAGTTAATTCCTGATATACTATTTTATAGTAAATTCAAAAAGGAGTATTTATTTCGGTTTCTCAAGACCTTCCACTACTGCGCCGCTTTCGAGTATGAACGGCGGACCTTCCTGCGTTTCAATTTTCACATTTTTAAGAGTCACTTTGGCGTTACGAATCGTTAAACCCTTCGGCGCCGTAATATGAACGTTTTCCAGCACAACATCTGTTATGGGCCACTCCGGCAGGCCGACTATAATACCGGCACTTTTGGGACTGGTAGCCGTAAGGTTTGAGATTTTAATTTTGCTGTATTTTGGCGTCGAGTCGGTGACCGGCTGTGCCGTATCTTCCTTCGGGATTTTAGGATAGTACGCAGTAATATTAATCGGAGTTTTCACATTTTTCATCGTGAGGTCGCTATAAGTAATGTTTTCGACAATGCCGCCTTTTCCGCGGGTTGATTTAATCCTGAGTCCGCTTTCTGTATTTTCGAATGTGCAGTTTTTAACGGTCATATTCTGCACACCGCCGATAGTTTCACTGCCTATGGACATTCCGTGACCGTGAAAAAAATTACAGCCTGTAACATTAATATATTGGCAGGCGGCATTTGGATGGGCGAGGTCGGGACGGCCTGATTTCATTACGATGTTATCATCGCCGGTGTCGATGACGCAATCGGTAATGGTGACATAACGGGAAGCACTGGGGTCGATAGCGTCTGTATTTGGCGAATCATCAGGGGCCGTTATCGTTACTCTTGCAATTTCCACATCCTCACAATTTCGGGGGATAATATGGAAACTTGGCGAATTGGTCAGCGTAACGTCTTTGATTCGCACGCCAACGCAGTTATTTAAAACCACCAAACGCGGACGTTTTCCTGTCTCCGGCTGTTTGGCTTTTTTTGCCGCTCGGACAGGTTCCCACCATCTGGCACCGGAGCCGTCAATTGTGCCTTTGCCGCTTATGGTTATGTTTGTCAGGTTATTGCCGTTTACAAATTCCAAAGGATCATTGCTACTTTTGTTTTCTGTGTTCACGAAATCGTTTGGGTCGTCTGTTGCTTTTAAAATTGCACCCTCGTCAAGCTGAAGTGTGATATTACTTCTAAGAAAAACAGGCTTGCTCAGATATGTTCCTGCTGTTAGACGAACCGTGCCGCTGCCGGCTTTGCCGCATTCATCAATCGCTTTTTGTATTGCTTCTGTGTCGAGTGTTTTGCCGTCGCCTTTGGCGCCGAAATTACGGATGTCGAGAATTTTTGCTTCAACTTTATTTGAGTCAGCGACAGGATCTTTGCGGAAGCAGGGTTTTAGTTCCGGTGCGATACGGACAAGTTCTTCAACGACCAGCCGGGCAAACTCTACACTGCCTTTAGCGTTGAGATGAGTATTATCGACCTGATTATTGTCCTTGACGGGGCTTAGCTCGATACATTTTTCCTTACATAGCTTTTCGCATAGTTCTTTACTGCTTGCGTGAAGGTCAATTAGCGGAACGTTTTTCTCTTTGGCGATTTGTTTGACTGCTTCGACATAAGGTACCAGGCTTGAATTGATTTTACCGTTTCCGGATTTGTCCCATTGCCTGCGAACAAGCGAGGTAACCAAAATCGGCTTTGCGCCAATAGCGCGAGCTTCGTCCACATAACGAGTCATATATTCACGATAAGTAGTATTTGGCTCTGTCGAACGTTCGGGGCCTTTGCCGGGTTCATCGTTATGGCCGAACTGAATTAAATAATAATCGCCTTTGAGTTCCAAAGCCTGGGCCCAGCGATTTTCGGCGATGAAACTTTTTGAGCTTCTGCCGCCGGCCGCTGTATTGACACATTCTGCCTTGTCGGTGAGAAATTGCCTGAAACCAAGTCCCCAGCCGGACTTGTCTGTAACCGTAGAATCGCCAACGAGAACAATTCGTACCTTATGCACATTAACATCCTGCACAGGTTTAGCGTCTTTTTCAGCTGCGAAGCCGGTTAAATGAAAAATACAAACGGCTAAAACTAATCCTATAATTTTTTTGCAGTTCATAAACATATCCCTTCACTGAAAGCAGAATGATGTTATCTAAGGTTCAAACACAAAAACCCGTTTTTAACAAACGAATATTTTGAAACCAAAAGTTCCAAAACGCGCAACGTCAAAGATGTTATTATTACCTTATATACCCCAATCCATTATAGATTGCAATATGCCGTAAATATTATTAAAATGACGTCTATGGAATGTCTTAGCGGCTGATTTCTAAACAGTTTATAATGATAATTAGAACAGGAGTTGAGATGGCAGATAAAGAAACGGATTTGACAATCGAGCCTGAAGGATTAAACGAGTTTGAACGCCGACCTGTACCCCAAAGCGCATTATTAAGATTCAAGGATTTTATCGGTATGTATGCGGGGGAACATTGCGCAGGAACTGAACTGATGATTGGGCCGCTTTTTGTCGCTGCGGGCGTAAGCGCGTTCGATTTGATATTCGGTTTGCTTTTGGGTAACGCACTGGCGGTTTTAAGCTGGACGTTCCTTTGTGCTCCTATCGCGACACGTTCACGTCTGACGCTTTATTATCAGTTGGAGAAAATTTGCGGCAAGAAACTGGTAGTATTATACAATTTCGCCAACGGCATTATGTTTTGTTTTCTTGCAGGCTCAATGATTACAGTAGCCGCGACTGCTATAGGAGTCTGGTTCGAATTCAGGATGCCCGGCCTGAACGACCTCTATCCGAACAGCTTCGGCTGGGTTCTTGCCGTTTTCGCTGTTGGAGCATTAATTTCCGTCGTTGCCGCTTATGGTTATAAAATCGTTTCCAAAATCGCCAACATTGCGGCCCCCTGGATGCTGCTGGTTTTCTTCGTTTTTGGAATTGTAGGCTTAAAACAATTCATCAGCGTAACTGGCGCACAGATTAATGGCTTGTCCGACCTTTGGACTCTTGCCAATACTCAGATATGGAAGGGCGGCGCTGCGCTGCCCGGACAGGTCAAATTCACCTTCTGGCATGTAACCTTTTTCGCCTGGTTCTGCAATATGGCTATGCACATTGGGATGTCGGACCTTTCTATTTTCCGCTATGCGAAAAAATCCTGGTATGGCGTGGCTTCCGGTTCGGGAATGTATCTTGGCCATTTCTTTGCGTGGATTGCCGCTTCGATACTTTATGCCTATCAGCTCCATATAAATCCTGAGAATACGGATGTTCTGCCCGGGCCGATGGCTTACAGGGCTGCGGGCATCACAGGTCTTATTTGCGTAATTATCGCCTGCTGGACGACGGCCAATCCCACCATTTACAGGGCAGGTCTCGCGTTTCAGGCTATAATACCGAAAAGTTCGAGATTTGCCGTAACAATCGCAACAGGATTAATAGCTACAGTTGCCGGTATGTTTCCTGCGATAGCGATGAAGCTTCTCAATTTCGTCGCACTATATGGGATGCTGCTGATGCCGATGGGTGCCGTGATTTTTGTAGATTTCTGGCTCCTGAAAAAATTTGGCCTGCGCAGCAATTATGCCGAGATAAGTAAAAAAACTTTTAACTGGGCCGCTGGCCTGAGCTGGTTTGTAACGCTGGGAGTCTGCTGGTGGCTGGTGATATATGGCGGCGTTCAGATATTTTTCGTAAGTCTGCCGGGCTGGTTTATTACAGCAATTTTATATGTTGTGCTGAGCAAAATATATCAGAAGAAGGTTTATGGGCATTTAACTGCGGAGGCAAGCTGAAATATGACTAATCAGATTTTTAAAATAATCTCGTTTCTGGCTCTTGTCATTTTGATACTGCCGTCGTTTATGTACTTTGCCGACAAGATGAATCTTGACCAGGTTAAAAATGCAATGCTGGCGGCTACTGTTATCTGGTTCGTTGCCGCAAGCCTGTGGATGTGGAAAAGTAATTCGGTATAATGCTATCTCACCATAACTTGGCCGGAGTCGACAACGAGAGTTTGTCCGGTAATAACTCTCGACTGGTCGGATGACAGGAAAATCACGGCGTCCGCGATATCCTGACCTTTGATTTCAACGCCGAGAATCGTTTTGTTCACATAATATGGAATGACCTCTTCGGGCCTGATGCCGTATTTTTTTGCGCAGATTTTAATATATTCCGGATTCCATATTTTTGAACCTTCGAAAACATTTCCCGGACAAATTGAATTCACACGTATTCCGTATTTGCCCAGTTCCATCGCCCAGCCTCTGGCCATATGTATTTCGCCTGCTTTGGTCGCGTTATAAGGCGTGTTGTTTTTGCTGGCTTCCAAACCTGATTTTGAGCTTAAGTTTATTATGCTGCCGCCGATGCCCTGGGCAATCATTATTTTCGCGGCATATTTTGCCATCAGCAGATAACCGGTCAGATTTATTTCCAGTGCCAGCCGCCATTTATCGGCGGGCATATCCACCAGCGAATATGCCGGTGCGATACCGGCCGCGTTGACAAGAATATCGAGTCCGCCGAATTCGTCCATTATTTGACTGAAAGCATTTTTAACGCTGGATTCATCAGTCACATTACACACAGCGACAATAACTTCAGCGGAAGGAAGCTCTTTTAATATTTCGCTTTTTGTCTGCTGCGCCGCTGCTGAGTCAATATCGGCCAGTGTCACAAAAGCTCCTGCTTTTGCAAGACCGATAGCGATACTTTTTCCAAGTCCGCTTCCGGCACCGGTAACAACGGCAATTTTATCTTTTAATTGGCCGTCATTTGTATTGCCTGCGGCTTTCTGACGAAAAGCTTCCGATTCCCAGTTATTGACAAAATCTATTTCCCGCCTGCGGAGCGGCTTGATGCCGCCGAAAGACAAAGCGTTATGTCGAATAAATAAAGAGCTTGATACGATATCCCTGATAACGCCTGCGGTTTTTTCAGGAGCGGTTACAAATAATCCGAGACCTTTGACTAAAAACGCTTTTGAAAGTTTTTCACCTTTTTTAATTTGCGAACTCAATTTCGCCGCTATTTTTTCAGAATTTACCGTTTCCAGCCAAATAGGCGTTCCGTTAGCGTAAACAAGCTCGTCAGGGCTAAGACAAGGACAGGAAAGCATCTTTTTAATGTTTTTATGCTTTAAAAAGCCTGCGATGGTATTATCAATGAAGAATTTTACCGGCACATATTTACCGGCGGCTTTATAGTATGCTTTTCTTATGGCATGTTTCGCATTCGTTATTTCCTGCGACGGCAGAACTTTTGGTATAGCCGCCCAGGGGCATTTAAGACCGGCCTGCATAATCTTTACAACCTGCGAAACCAGCTTTAGTGAGGTGTTCATGGATTCGGAACTGATAATAAGACCGTGTTTTTCAAGGAAAAGAACTGCCGGCTTTTTTTTGTACTGCGATTGATACTTATTAATTAAGGCCGATATTTTTTTGGCGAGCATAAAACCCGGGTCAACATAGGGAATCCATAACGGGGGATTCTTCCAGCCGTTGAAAATTTTATCGACCTTTTGCTGTCCATCTTTGGCGTTAAC harbors:
- the hydF gene encoding [FeFe] hydrogenase H-cluster maturation GTPase HydF, which codes for MTGTPKSLRLHIGIFGRRNVGKSSLLNAITRQQVSIVSEVAGTTTDPVEKPMELLPIGPVLFIDTAGIDDAGALGDLRIKKTKQIFDRTELGVIVSDNGRWENFEQGIYDELCSRKTPVIAVFNKTDIAPCRQAAIDKLKSMNIPIVQTTANQQKGIVEFRQALINTVPEDFISNSTIMGDLVGPGGLAVLVVPIDKEAPKGRLIAPQVQCIRDILEMDAYCVVVKERELCDVLKRLENQRPKIVVTDSQAFLKVAGDTPDDIPLTSFSILFARFKGDLNEFVNGALAIEKLKPDDKILITESCSHHPIAEDIGRVKIPRWLTQYVGGKLAFDIYQGNDFPENLADYKLVIQCGGCMTNRRQVLSRIEHCRKVGVPVTNYGVAIAYILGIFERALRPFAGSLDYFMRKGQ
- a CDS encoding response regulator, translating into MAKKIVILAIDDDSDVLNALRIILEANGFEMVEAYSAEEGLAKYKESNPDFILVDLMMEEVDAGLNFVREIRCLNNKAPVYMLSSVGDNLSQTTSYIELGLDGVLQKPVNNDTLLKIIRTRVNS
- a CDS encoding glycosyl hydrolase family 28 protein; amino-acid sequence: MNCKKIIGLVLAVCIFHLTGFAAEKDAKPVQDVNVHKVRIVLVGDSTVTDKSGWGLGFRQFLTDKAECVNTAAGGRSSKSFIAENRWAQALELKGDYYLIQFGHNDEPGKGPERSTEPNTTYREYMTRYVDEARAIGAKPILVTSLVRRQWDKSGNGKINSSLVPYVEAVKQIAKEKNVPLIDLHASSKELCEKLCKEKCIELSPVKDNNQVDNTHLNAKGSVEFARLVVEELVRIAPELKPCFRKDPVADSNKVEAKILDIRNFGAKGDGKTLDTEAIQKAIDECGKAGSGTVRLTAGTYLSKPVFLRSNITLQLDEGAILKATDDPNDFVNTENKSSNDPLEFVNGNNLTNITISGKGTIDGSGARWWEPVRAAKKAKQPETGKRPRLVVLNNCVGVRIKDVTLTNSPSFHIIPRNCEDVEIARVTITAPDDSPNTDAIDPSASRYVTITDCVIDTGDDNIVMKSGRPDLAHPNAACQYINVTGCNFFHGHGMSIGSETIGGVQNMTVKNCTFENTESGLRIKSTRGKGGIVENITYSDLTMKNVKTPINITAYYPKIPKEDTAQPVTDSTPKYSKIKISNLTATSPKSAGIIVGLPEWPITDVVLENVHITAPKGLTIRNAKVTLKNVKIETQEGPPFILESGAVVEGLEKPK
- a CDS encoding SDR family oxidoreductase, producing the protein MKIDKALADLIKISNTVGKDTKLVQGGGGNTSVKTNDGRFMYIKASGSTLKDMNAEKGWRMLDVKKVLSILPDKDIAKLDVTPRETEVVRRLACSCADNLKSNARPSVEAHLHAMLDKYVIHLHPDAVRAFVNAKDGQQKVDKIFNGWKNPPLWIPYVDPGFMLAKKISALINKYQSQYKKKPAVLFLEKHGLIISSESMNTSLKLVSQVVKIMQAGLKCPWAAIPKVLPSQEITNAKHAIRKAYYKAAGKYVPVKFFIDNTIAGFLKHKNIKKMLSCPCLSPDELVYANGTPIWLETVNSEKIAAKLSSQIKKGEKLSKAFLVKGLGLFVTAPEKTAGVIRDIVSSSLFIRHNALSFGGIKPLRRREIDFVNNWESEAFRQKAAGNTNDGQLKDKIAVVTGAGSGLGKSIAIGLAKAGAFVTLADIDSAAAQQTKSEILKELPSAEVIVAVCNVTDESSVKNAFSQIMDEFGGLDILVNAAGIAPAYSLVDMPADKWRLALEINLTGYLLMAKYAAKIMIAQGIGGSIINLSSKSGLEASKNNTPYNATKAGEIHMARGWAMELGKYGIRVNSICPGNVFEGSKIWNPEYIKICAKKYGIRPEEVIPYYVNKTILGVEIKGQDIADAVIFLSSDQSRVITGQTLVVDSGQVMVR